The nucleotide window TTCTTGCTTCCAAATCCTGAAGCGGTTCCAAGTCCCGGCAACTGAATTTCACGTAGCAATTTACCTGAATAATCGTATTGTTTCACTATCGAAACGGCATCTTTCATATAATTGGCAAAGATGAATCCTGCACCGGTTGTAGGAGTCAAAACGTTTTCGGTTTCCGGAATGACATTTTTCCAGTTCTCCGGTTTTGGGTTACTGAAGTCCACACTCACAATGCGTTTGTTGGGCGCATTCAGGTCGGTTTCTATAAATAGTTTGCTTCCTTCGTTATCTAAGATATTGCTATCACTTTTGAAATTATCGACTATCGTCACAATTGGACTATTCGGCTTGGTTAAATCCTGAATGTACAATTCGTTTCCGTAAGTAGAATTGGCTGCGGTAATTACCAAATAACGGTTGTCTTCGGTTACGCTTCCACCCACATAGCGTCGTTTTTGGTCGGCACCAAAAATAACTTTGTCCTCTTTTTGAGGAGTTCCTAATTTATGGTAATATAATTTATGCTGATCTGTTTTGGCCGAAAGCTGACTTCCTTTTGGCTTGTCGTAACTAGAATAATAAAATCCTTCGTTTGCTTTCCAGGCAATGCTACTGAATTTAATATCAACCAGAGTATCTTCCAATTGCTTGAAACTGTTGACATCCATCAAAATCACTTTGCGCCAGTCACTTCCCCCTTCCGAAATGGAATAGGCAACTTTTGAACCGTCCTCAGAAAAATCTACACTACCCAAAGAAGTTGTTCCCAATTTTGAAAAGGTATTCGGATCCAGGAAAACTTCTTCCTTGCCTTTGGCATCTTTGCGATACAAAACCGACTGATTTTGCAATCCGTTGTTTTTATGGTAATAAATAAAATTACCTTCTTTGAATGGCGCACTTATTTTTTCGTAGTTCCAAAGTTTTTCGAGTCTTGATTTTAAGGCATTTCTAAAAGGAATTTGAGCCAAATAATCATACGTTACTTTGTTTTCTTCCTTTACCCAAGCAGCTGTTTCTTCCGATTTGTCGTCCTCAAGCCAACGATATGGGTCGCTTACTTTGGTATCAAAATAAACGTCAACGGTTTCGCCTTTTGCTGTTTTGGGATACTTTAATGGAGTTGCTTTTTGGCTTTGCCCCAAAGAAGCTATTGAAGTTGATACAGCCATCAGAATTAAGATTTTTTTCATTTTGATATTGATTTGAGTACTTCACAAAAATAGATAAGTTTTTCGTAAAATAAATCAAAAAGAAGATCCATAACAGAAATAAACTTAAGTTTATGGAGAATATTATGGCTTTATTGAAAATATCGTAAATATCAGTATTTAAAATCAATTAGGAAACCACCCTTTTTTTTCTGTACAAGACATAAAAAAACCCGCTGTATCCAGCAGGTTTTTATCGTGGAGAATACCGGATTCGAACCGGTCACCTCTTGCCTGCCAGGCAAGCGCTCTAGCCAAATGAGCTAATCCCCCAATATTATGGCGCAAATATAACATTTAATTATAGAAATATGCAAATTTCAAAAAGACTATTCTTTAAATCCCAAAAAATAACATTTTACTTCGGTTACTTTTTTAACTTTACGTCAAAATAAGCCTTATGCTGACTCCCGACAAAACAGGTTCTCTCTTGACAACCATTGAAGGCAAAATTGCCACAGTACAGTTTGGACATCCCGCTAGCAACTCATTTCCTAGAGTATTGCTGGATAGACTAACCAATGAACTTACCTTTTTGAGTGACAATCCGGATATTTCTATAATTGTTTTAAAAAGTGAAGGCAACGGAGCCTTTTGCGCTGGCGCTTCCTTTGACGAATTACTTGCGGTGAGCACACTCGATGAAGGCACTCGTTTTTTTTCCGGATTTGCCAATTTGATTAATTCGATGCGTTCTTGCAAAAAAATAATCATCGGACGCATTCAGGGAAAGGCCGTTGGCGGCGGTGTCGGAATTATTGCAGCTTGTGATTACGCAGTAGCCACTCAGGAAAGTGCTGTAAAATTATCCGAATTGGCTATTGGAATTGGCCCATTTGTCATTGAACCTGCTGTAAGTAGAAAAATCGGTAAAGTAGCAATGTCAGAAATGACCTTGGCCGCACACGAATGGAAAACCGCATCCTGGGCACACCAAAAAGGATTGTATGCCAAAATATTCGATACTCTGGAAGAACTAGATTTAGAAATAACAACTTTCTCCAAAAAACTAGCCAATTATAATCCCGATGCGCTTTATGAAATGAAAAAAGTTTTTTGGGAAGGAACAGCACATTGGGACAAATTATTAAAGGAAAGAGCAGCCATTTCGGGCAAACTCGTTCTGTCTGATTTTACAAAAAATGCCTTAATCAAATGATAATGACCTCTTTTATAGTACTTCTTCAAAAAACAAACATAGACGAAAAAATTAAAAATGCTCCTGATGAAGGCTACCAAATTGGTGTACTTATTGGTTCTTATCTGCCATTTATCATATTGGTTTTGTTGGCGTATTGGACCTACAATCGAGCTAAAAACAGAAAAGAGTAATCTTAAAAAAACTTCTCTTTTGAAAAAAATAATTCTTCTAGGTACCATTCTCTGCTTTTTTATTTCCTGTCAACAAAAGGAACAACCCAAAATTTCATTTTATTATTGGAAGACCATTTTCAGGCTTTCGCCAAAAGAAAAAAACACCCTGACTACAAACCAAGTCAAGAGAATTTACATCAGGTATTTTGATATTGATTTGAGTCCAACAAGCCAAAAACCGTTTCCTAGAACTCCAATCCGTTTTGAGGAAACAACTTCGGGTCTTGAAATTGTTCCGGTAGTGTACATTAAAAATAAAGTCATGCTGGACAAAAAATTGAATGTTTTGGATTTGGCACAAAAAACAAATAATTTCATTCAGCAAATCAACAACAAAAACAACATTTCTATTAATGAAATCCAAATCGATTGCGACTGGACGCTAGAAAGCAAAGACAATTATATACGATTTATCGAAGCCATAAAAAAGGTTTCCGACAAAAAACTATCAGCAACCATAAGGCTTCATCAGATAAAATATTTTAAAAAAACAAATATACCAAATGTAGATCGTGGTGTTTTGATGTATTATAATATGGGGAAAATTGCTACTGATTCCCTAAATTCGATATATGTTTACAATATTGCCAACCGTTATGTAGCAAGTCTGAAAAACTATCCGCTACCTCTTGATATTGCCTTACCTATTTATTCATGGGGAATTCATATTAGAGAAGGAAAAATAATAGGTCTTAGAAGTAAAATTAACATCTATAATTTAAGAAAAAACAGTAATTTTGTTCCTACAAAACCAAATTGGTTTACCGTTAAAAATTCCAGTTTTAACAACGGTATTTTTTATAAAAAAAACGATCAGATAAAAACAGAAAACATATCAAAAACCGATTTGCTCGAAATGGCAAATACTATTGATGAAAACTGTAGTCAAAATCCAAAAGAAATTATCTTTTATGATTTGGACGATTTTAATTTAAACAATTATGAAGAAGGCATTTTTAAAGAAATTATTGA belongs to Flavobacterium gilvum and includes:
- a CDS encoding prolyl oligopeptidase family serine peptidase; its protein translation is MKKILILMAVSTSIASLGQSQKATPLKYPKTAKGETVDVYFDTKVSDPYRWLEDDKSEETAAWVKEENKVTYDYLAQIPFRNALKSRLEKLWNYEKISAPFKEGNFIYYHKNNGLQNQSVLYRKDAKGKEEVFLDPNTFSKLGTTSLGSVDFSEDGSKVAYSISEGGSDWRKVILMDVNSFKQLEDTLVDIKFSSIAWKANEGFYYSSYDKPKGSQLSAKTDQHKLYYHKLGTPQKEDKVIFGADQKRRYVGGSVTEDNRYLVITAANSTYGNELYIQDLTKPNSPIVTIVDNFKSDSNILDNEGSKLFIETDLNAPNKRIVSVDFSNPKPENWKNVIPETENVLTPTTGAGFIFANYMKDAVSIVKQYDYSGKLLREIQLPGLGTASGFGSKKTEKTLYYSFTNYITPGTIYSFEPKSGKSAVYAKPKVDFKSEDFVSTQVFYTSKDGTKIPMIITHKKGLKLDGKNPTILYGYGGFNISLTPSFAVSNAVWMENGGIYAVANLRGGGEYGKKWHDAGTKMQKQNVFNDFIAAAEYLIAKKYTSSDFLAIRGGSNGGLLVGATMTQRPDLMKVALPAVGVMDMLRYHTFTSGAGWAFDYGTSADSKEMFEYIKGYSPVANVKSGTKYPATMVTTGDHDDRVVPAHSFKFAAELQEKQAGPNPVLIRIDINAGHGAGKSLAATIQENCDIQAFTLYNMGFTTLPTLTNP
- a CDS encoding enoyl-CoA hydratase/isomerase family protein; translated protein: MLTPDKTGSLLTTIEGKIATVQFGHPASNSFPRVLLDRLTNELTFLSDNPDISIIVLKSEGNGAFCAGASFDELLAVSTLDEGTRFFSGFANLINSMRSCKKIIIGRIQGKAVGGGVGIIAACDYAVATQESAVKLSELAIGIGPFVIEPAVSRKIGKVAMSEMTLAAHEWKTASWAHQKGLYAKIFDTLEELDLEITTFSKKLANYNPDALYEMKKVFWEGTAHWDKLLKERAAISGKLVLSDFTKNALIK